One segment of Streptomyces sp. NA02950 DNA contains the following:
- a CDS encoding sulfurtransferase has protein sequence MNPLVTASDLMDELAGDRPPLLLDVRWQLGGPPGRPMYEAGHLPGAVYVDLDTELAGPAGAAGRHPLPELPTFEAAMRGAGVDRDRRVVAYDGGQGWAAARAWWLLRWAGHPSVRVLDGGLPAWTAQGGALTTDVPAVAEGDFVPEPGAVPLLEADDAAALARRGVLLDARAAERYRGEVEPIDPIGGHIPGAVSAPTAENVAADGRFLPAARLAERFAGLGVTEATEVGVYCGSGVSAAHQVLALAAVGVPAALYVGSWSEWSASGDRPVATGPQPG, from the coding sequence ATGAATCCCCTCGTCACCGCATCTGACCTCATGGACGAGTTGGCGGGAGACCGGCCGCCGCTGCTGCTCGATGTGCGCTGGCAGTTGGGCGGCCCTCCGGGGCGCCCCATGTACGAGGCAGGGCATCTGCCCGGTGCCGTCTACGTCGACCTCGACACCGAGTTGGCGGGTCCGGCCGGAGCGGCGGGCCGTCATCCGCTGCCCGAACTGCCCACCTTCGAAGCCGCGATGCGCGGGGCCGGGGTCGACCGTGACCGGCGCGTGGTGGCGTACGACGGCGGCCAGGGGTGGGCCGCGGCGCGTGCGTGGTGGCTGCTGCGCTGGGCGGGCCATCCGTCCGTACGGGTGCTGGACGGCGGGCTGCCCGCCTGGACGGCGCAAGGCGGCGCGCTGACCACCGATGTCCCGGCCGTGGCCGAGGGGGACTTCGTCCCCGAGCCGGGGGCCGTGCCGCTGCTGGAGGCGGACGACGCGGCGGCGCTCGCCCGCCGCGGCGTGCTGCTGGACGCGCGGGCCGCCGAGCGCTACCGGGGCGAGGTCGAGCCCATCGATCCGATCGGCGGCCACATCCCCGGCGCGGTCTCCGCCCCGACGGCCGAGAACGTCGCCGCCGACGGTCGGTTCCTGCCCGCGGCCCGACTGGCCGAGCGCTTCGCGGGACTGGGCGTCACGGAGGCCACCGAGGTGGGGGTGTACTGCGGTTCCGGGGTCTCCGCCGCGCACCAGGTGCTGGCGCTGGCGGCCGTGGGCGTACCGGCGGCCCTGTACGTCGGCTCCTGGAGCGAGTGGTCCGCCTCCGGCGACCGTCCGGTGGCCACGGGGCCGCAGCCGGGCTGA
- a CDS encoding VOC family protein — protein MTEAATRRTPGTPCWTSLMVHDLAATQDFYHAVFGWEFTPGPQQLGAYVRAVQGARPVAGLGELPPERHLPVAWMTYLASDDTNETAEMIRACGGTVAVGPLDADEAGRMLLAADPEGAVFGVWQEVHQPETPAGGAPGTPVWHELMTRSATGVAKFYQMVFGYQPEPTGPGDSGGHTLRLDGQPVCAIQSVGRALPRDRGPHWMTHFAVADVDEAVGRVAASGGQVVRPPSEGPAGRSATVTDPEGADFTVVRAADR, from the coding sequence ATGACCGAGGCAGCGACTCGGCGCACACCGGGCACGCCCTGCTGGACGAGTCTGATGGTGCACGACCTTGCCGCGACACAGGACTTCTACCACGCCGTGTTCGGCTGGGAGTTCACACCGGGCCCGCAGCAGCTCGGCGCGTACGTCCGCGCCGTACAGGGCGCACGGCCGGTCGCCGGGCTGGGTGAGCTGCCTCCGGAGCGCCATCTTCCGGTGGCCTGGATGACCTATCTGGCCTCGGACGACACCAATGAGACGGCCGAGATGATCCGCGCCTGCGGCGGCACCGTGGCGGTGGGCCCGCTCGACGCGGACGAGGCCGGACGGATGCTGCTGGCGGCCGACCCGGAGGGCGCGGTGTTCGGGGTGTGGCAGGAGGTGCACCAGCCGGAGACCCCGGCGGGCGGGGCGCCGGGCACCCCCGTCTGGCACGAGCTGATGACCCGTTCCGCTACCGGCGTCGCCAAGTTCTACCAGATGGTCTTCGGTTACCAGCCGGAGCCCACCGGCCCGGGCGACTCCGGCGGCCACACCCTGCGGCTGGACGGGCAACCGGTCTGTGCGATCCAGAGTGTGGGCCGTGCGCTGCCGCGCGACCGGGGGCCGCACTGGATGACCCATTTCGCGGTGGCGGACGTGGACGAAGCGGTGGGCCGGGTGGCCGCGTCCGGCGGACAGGTGGTGCGGCCGCCGTCGGAGGGGCCGGCCGGCCGCTCGGCCACGGTGACGGATCCGGAAGGCGCCGACTTCACCGTCGTACGGGCCGCGGACCGCTGA
- a CDS encoding thymidine kinase — translation MPELVFFSGTMDCGKSTLALQIEHNRSARGLQGVIYARDDRAGKGRLSSRLGLAIEAVEAARDLDFYTHVVGVLTAGGRADYVIVDEAQFLAPAQIDQLARIVDDLGVDVFAFGITTDFRSKLFPGSQRLVELADRVEVLQVEALCWCGARATHNARTVGGRMVVEGAQVVVGDVNQPENPVGYEVLCRRHHRRRMTAATAHAATLSPDVLPVDAPSGREGTGARPDGTAHRRRHEPAATSA, via the coding sequence ATGCCCGAGCTGGTGTTCTTCTCCGGAACCATGGACTGCGGAAAGAGCACCCTCGCTCTGCAGATCGAGCACAACCGCTCGGCGCGCGGACTGCAAGGGGTGATCTACGCCCGGGACGACCGGGCGGGCAAGGGCAGGCTCTCCTCGCGGCTCGGGCTGGCCATCGAGGCGGTCGAGGCCGCCCGGGACCTGGACTTCTACACCCATGTGGTCGGGGTGCTGACCGCCGGGGGCCGCGCCGACTACGTCATCGTGGACGAGGCGCAGTTCCTCGCCCCGGCCCAGATCGACCAACTCGCCCGGATCGTCGATGACCTGGGCGTGGACGTCTTCGCCTTCGGCATCACCACCGACTTCCGCAGCAAACTCTTCCCCGGCTCGCAGCGGCTGGTGGAACTCGCCGACCGGGTGGAGGTGTTGCAGGTCGAGGCGCTGTGCTGGTGCGGTGCGCGGGCGACGCACAACGCCCGTACCGTCGGCGGCCGGATGGTCGTGGAGGGCGCGCAGGTCGTCGTGGGCGATGTCAACCAGCCGGAGAATCCGGTCGGTTACGAGGTGCTGTGCCGCCGCCACCACCGGCGCCGGATGACGGCCGCCACCGCCCACGCGGCCACCCTGTCACCGGATGTGCTGCCGGTCGACGCGCCCTCGGGGCGGGAGGGCACCGGTGCGAGGCCGGACGGGACCGCGCACCGGCGGCGCCACGAGCCGGCCGCCACCTCCGCCTGA
- a CDS encoding alkaline phosphatase family protein — protein MSGSALGPVTPAGSAWPEPAPLDPRAAPLPKYGSGSLADLLPAIAAGQEIPGFASGLALAPADRVCVFLIDGLGWELLRAHPAEAPFLTTLLSSSLNGTGAPLTAGFPSTTATSLASVGTGLPPGAHGLPGYTVADPATGHLMNQLRWQPWTDPYLWQPYPTVFQRADAAGVHTCQVSAPTFGETPLTKIALSGGTFHGRLSGEERMDLAAEQLAAGGRSLVYTYYSEVDGKGHRFGVDSAEWRDQLRYVDRLAQRLAEQLPPRTALYITADHGMIDIPFDPESRIDFDEDWELRAGVALLGGEGRARHVYAVPGAAGDVLAVWREVLGDRMWVAGRDEAIEAGWFGRPGDGGGVDERVYRRIGDVVAAAAADVAIVASESEPKESAMVGLHGSMTPVEQLVPLLEVRS, from the coding sequence ATGTCCGGCTCCGCCCTCGGTCCCGTCACCCCGGCCGGCTCCGCCTGGCCCGAGCCCGCTCCGCTCGACCCGCGCGCCGCGCCGCTGCCGAAGTACGGCTCCGGTTCGCTGGCCGACCTGCTGCCCGCCATCGCCGCGGGACAGGAGATCCCGGGGTTCGCCTCCGGTCTCGCCCTCGCACCCGCCGACCGGGTCTGCGTCTTCCTGATCGACGGTCTCGGCTGGGAGCTGCTGCGCGCCCACCCGGCCGAGGCGCCCTTTCTGACCACGCTGCTGTCCAGCTCGCTGAACGGCACCGGAGCACCGCTGACCGCGGGCTTCCCGTCCACCACCGCGACCTCCCTGGCGTCGGTGGGCACCGGGCTGCCGCCGGGCGCCCACGGGCTGCCCGGGTACACCGTGGCCGACCCCGCCACCGGCCATCTGATGAACCAGCTGCGCTGGCAGCCCTGGACGGATCCGTATCTCTGGCAGCCGTACCCCACGGTGTTCCAGCGCGCCGACGCCGCGGGCGTGCACACCTGCCAGGTCTCCGCGCCGACCTTCGGGGAGACCCCGCTCACCAAGATCGCGCTGAGCGGCGGCACCTTTCACGGACGGCTCTCCGGCGAGGAGCGGATGGACCTCGCCGCCGAGCAACTCGCCGCCGGGGGCCGCTCCCTGGTCTACACGTACTACAGCGAAGTGGACGGCAAGGGCCATCGCTTCGGTGTGGACTCCGCGGAGTGGCGGGACCAGCTGCGGTACGTGGACCGGCTCGCCCAGCGGCTCGCCGAACAACTCCCGCCCCGTACCGCCCTCTACATCACCGCCGACCACGGCATGATCGACATCCCGTTCGACCCTGAGTCGCGGATCGACTTCGACGAGGACTGGGAACTGCGGGCGGGCGTCGCGCTGCTGGGCGGCGAGGGCCGCGCCCGGCATGTGTACGCGGTCCCCGGCGCCGCCGGTGATGTACTGGCCGTCTGGCGCGAGGTGCTGGGCGACCGGATGTGGGTGGCCGGGCGCGACGAGGCCATCGAGGCGGGCTGGTTCGGACGGCCCGGCGACGGCGGCGGGGTGGACGAGCGGGTCTACCGGCGGATCGGCGACGTGGTGGCGGCGGCCGCCGCCGACGTCGCCATCGTCGCCTCGGAGTCCGAGCCGAAGGAGTCCGCGATGGTGGGGCTGCACGGTTCGATGACCCCCGTGGAGCAGCTGGTGCCGCTCCTCGAAGTACGCTCCTGA
- a CDS encoding DUF5998 family protein, producing MAKTGTTTQGLRAAIERSGYYPALVAEAVEAAVGGEPIVSYLVHQETTFDANEVRRHVTVLVLTRNRFIVSHTDEQAADGTSPSPYATTSTESVKLQRISSVVLSRVVANPESYTPGTLPREVVLTIGWGAVNRLDLEPAACGDPNCEADHGYTGSSTADDLSLRVSEAGDGPDSVRQTLAFAQALSEATAATPDSGR from the coding sequence ATGGCGAAGACCGGTACGACGACCCAGGGGCTGCGAGCGGCGATCGAGCGCAGCGGCTATTACCCGGCACTCGTGGCCGAGGCGGTGGAGGCCGCCGTGGGCGGGGAACCGATCGTCTCGTACCTCGTCCACCAGGAGACCACCTTCGACGCCAACGAGGTCCGCCGGCATGTCACGGTCCTCGTCCTCACCCGCAACCGCTTCATCGTCAGCCACACCGACGAGCAGGCCGCGGACGGCACCTCTCCGTCGCCGTACGCCACCACCTCCACCGAGTCGGTGAAGCTCCAGCGGATCTCCTCGGTGGTGCTCAGCCGGGTCGTCGCCAACCCCGAGTCGTACACCCCGGGCACCCTGCCGCGGGAGGTCGTGCTCACCATCGGGTGGGGCGCGGTCAACCGGCTGGACCTGGAGCCCGCCGCGTGCGGCGACCCCAACTGCGAGGCGGACCACGGCTACACCGGCTCCTCCACCGCCGACGACCTGAGCCTGCGCGTCAGCGAGGCGGGCGACGGTCCTGACAGCGTCCGCCAGACCCTCGCCTTCGCCCAGGCGCTCTCGGAGGCCACCGCGGCCACGCCGGACTCCGGCCGCTGA